Sequence from the Laspinema palackyanum D2c genome:
AGCTCATCGATAGTCATACACTTAACCCCACACCTCACAGCAGCCCAGTTTGTTTGTGAAATCTCCCTGAACCAACCACTCAACTGCTCCAATCACCCATCAACCCCAAAATCCCTCCAATCCTAAGACACCGGCAGCCGAATCACCAGATCCGTCCCCACTCCAAATTGCGACTGACAGGTGAGAGAACCGCCATGACGGGAGATAATGGCATAACTCACCGATAGCCCTAACCCTGTTCCCTGTCCCACGGATTTGGTCGTGAAAAAGGGTTCAAAAATATGCTCTTTAATCTCCTCCGCAATCCCATTGCCATTATCGGAAATGGTCACCTCAATAGCATCAGAATCCAAGGACTTAGTTTGAATCCGAATTGTCGGTTGAACCTCCGCTTTTTGGAAATTCTGCAAGGCATCAATGGCATTACTTAACAGACTTAAAAAGACTTGATTAATTTGACTGGCATAACAGGACAGACCCGGAAGGGTTCCATACTCCTTCACCACCTGAATTGGAGGAGTTTTGGGGTTTCCCGCTAACCGCCCTTGTAAAATCATCAGGGTGCTTTCTAGTCCTTCATGTAAATCCACGGTTTTGATATCCGACTCATCCAAGCGGGAGAAATTACGAAGATTGAGAATAATGGTTTTAATCCGCTCACTCCCGGTTCTCATGGACTTAAATAAATTCTGATAGTCGTCGGAGATAAAACTCAACTCAATTTCATCGATTAACGCTTGCACCTCGGCATTTTCTGGGGGATATTCCTGTTGATAACAGTCAATCAGGCGCAATAAATCGGTGATATATTGTGCGGCATGGGCCAGATTGCCATGAATAAAGTTGATGGGATTGTTGATTTCATGGGCAATGCCACCGACTAATTGACCCAGGGCGGACATTTTTTCACTTTGAATCAGTTGGGATTGGGTTTGTTGCAAGTGGGTGAGAGTGGCTTCTAAGTCAAGGGCTTTTTGGCGGAGGGCTTGGGTTTTGCGCTCCACGTCTGCTTCTAAGGTATGGGAATAGTCGGCAACTTGTTGATAGAGGCGAGCATTTTGAATGGAGATAGCTGCTTGAGCGGCTAAAATTTGTAAGGTTTCCACGCGATCGCCTGTAAATGCGCCTATCGTCTGCTGATTCTCCAAATACAGCACCCCCATCAGAGTTCCCTGTTGGACGATGGGAATCCCCAGTAAACTCTTCGGTTGCTGTTCCCTCACATAGCGATCGCCTCTCAACCGGGGATGCACCACTGCATCAGTAATCACCATCGGCTTGAGGGTGCGGCGAACAGTATGGAATAGGGTTTCGGCAATCTCAGGATAACCATCAAGGGGAATCGACTCCACACGAGGGGCCGCTTCCAGAGTGGCGATCGCCTCGATAAACCATTCGCTCCCCTGGGGCATCAACAACAACCCCTTATCCGCCCCCGCATTCTTGAGAACAATCTCCAGCAGCCTCGCTAGAAGTGAGTTCAGATCCATCTCACCGGACAGGGTTTGAGAGGCTTTTAAGACGCTGGCGAGGTCCAGACTGACCGAGAGCGTGCTACTGTCCGCACTAGAGGATTGATTCGTCGCGGTTTGAGTGAAGGTGATAGACTGAGTGGCTAAAGAGGTCTCCATCATCGACCCCACCGATCGCTGAGGATTGAGCATCGGTGCAAGTAGGCGAGGATAACGACGTTCTAAATCCGCCACTTTGGTCTTCGCCCCCCAATAGATATACCCATAATAGGCATCAGTGAGATACACCTGGGCGATTTTGTCCTTACCCCAAGCTTGATAAAACTGGGCGGCGCGTTCACAGGCGAGGGCTTCCTCCTGGGGGTACTGGGCCGCTTTCGCACCAGCGATCGCCCGCTCATACGCCTCCATCGCCGCCATATTCTCACCTAACACCCGATACCGTTCCGCTTCCACTAACTCAAACTTATGCTGAAAGTTCACCGGGGCAGATTCGGCCCATCGTTGAAGTTTCTCCTGGTTTTCCTGAACCCTCTCTACAATTCCCTGTTGCTGTTCTTTGGGCAGATGGCTATAGTCCGCTAACTGCACCAAGGAATCATAGAAATAAAAGACGGAGCCGAAATACATCCCTGTAACCCCATTAATATAAGGTTTCGCTAAATCGGCAAATTCCCGTCCTGGCTCAATCTCACCCAACAGATAGCAGAGAATCAGTTTATGGAGATATACCTGATAGAGCGCATAGCGATCGTTCACCTGATAATGCAGGGGTAACGACTGCCGTTCATTATAGGCTGCTCCCACTAATTCCGTAGGCTGCTCCGGCGCATCCAGGAGGTTCAAAACCGCCTGTCGATAAATCTCGTGATAGGTCAGGGAATTGCGTTGATTGATTTCCTCTAGTGCCGGACTATATTGAGTGAGCTTTTCCCCTAATTTAATCAGATTTTCACCACAAAAATACTCATATTCATGATAATGTAAAATGCAATAGGCTCCATATTCAAAATCCCCGGTTTCTAGCCCTGCATGATACCCTTCTTGCAACGCTGGGAGACAGTCTCTTAAGGGCTGTTGCCAAGGGAGAATCGTCACGTAGACCATGTTTAAAACTCTAGCTTTGAGGCTTGTGGCATTGAATTTTTCCAGTAGCTCCAGCGCCAGTTGTCCGAACTCAAAACCCTGGGCAAACTGACCCAAATTCAAGAGAATCATCCCATAAAAACTATAAACCACAGCAGCCCCGAATGAATTGCCCTGCTCTAGAGATAAGCTGATTTGCTCACAAATCACCAGGGGCAATAGACTCGGATAGGCGACCAAGGTAATTGAAGTTAAGGTGATTAAAATCCCCAGGGCGGCCAGTTTTTCTGGGTTCTCCATCTCGGGCAAATCGAGAAGCTGATGCACCGGGCGATGGGCGAGCCGAGTCTCAACCCGCTCCAGAGCTAGGGTTGTATCCTCGGGGGTTGGGCTATCGGGTAAATGAATGCCCAACTGGGCTAAAACGTATTTCCCTAGGGCTAACGCCTCCGGTAAGCGATTTTGCGAGATATAGGCTTGGATTTTGATGTCATGGATGGGAATCTGATCCAGGAAGCATTCAGCATGGGCTAAAACTTCCTGGGCGAGTTCTTCCATCCCCCGGTACTCCCCGTTGAGGAAAGCCACCTCGACGGCATTACTATAGAGCTTCAGGGTGAGGTCGTAGAGTTGTTCCCAAGACTGGGGAGGGAGTTGGGCCACTCCGGCTTGGAAGTAGGTGGCGGCGGTTTTATAGGCAGCAGCAGCGACGGCTTTGCGTCCCGCCTCTAGGTTCAGTTCCGCCACCTGTTGCTGCTGGGCGGGGGTGGTGATCAGGGCGGTTCCGGCGTTGAGTTGATTGACAATATCAAAGAGTTTATCCCCTTGAGCTTGGCGATCGCCGCGTTGCAGGAGGAGTTGCCCAATTTGCCAATGGGTGGCGGGTTTGTCGCTGTCAGGGATGAGGAAATAGGCCGCTTGTTGAACGCGATCGTGGAGAAAGCGATAGCTGGGATTGATATCCGGGCTTAACCCCAAGGATTCGACATCTTGAAAGAATTGGTACAGGGCGGTGGTGGGTAAAATTAGCCCCTCTTGTAAGGCAGCCCACAGGGCGATCGCCACCTCCCGGGGGGCTTGCTGCGAAACCATGCTGAGGGTGGCTAAATCAAACTCGTTGCCGATGCAGGCAGCTAATTTGAGGGCGGATTGGCTTTCGGGAGGGAGTTTTTGCAATTGTTCCGCCAGAAATTCCACCACATCCTCGGTGAGGGAGAGAGTGCCAATTTGGCGAATCTCACAGTCCCATTGGCCCTGCTGGGAGTTAAAAGTGATGTAGCCATCCCGATGTAAGGTTTT
This genomic interval carries:
- a CDS encoding trifunctional serine/threonine-protein kinase/ATP-binding protein/sensor histidine kinase; this translates as MSSSSPSPTFPDIPGYTLLEQLYLGSRTVTYRGIQQAEQRPVVIKLLRQERPSFGELVQFRNQYAIAQTLDLPGILQPLSLEPTGNSYALIMDDWGGVSLKDYSQQYPLTLAQILAIAIQVAQILHDLHQQRVIHKDIKPANLLIHPQTQEIKLIDFSIASQLPKEVQEIQTPNTLQGTLAYLAPEQTGRMNRGIDYRADYYAFGVTLYQLLSGQLPFRADDPLELIHSHIAKIPTPLHQVNPSIPEPVAALVGKLMAKNAEDRYQSALGIKYDLEHCLAQWQRQGAISHLELGQRDVSDRFLIPEKLYGREAQVQTLLNAFERVSQGPSEIMLVTGFSGIGKTAVVQEVHKPILEKRGYFIQGKFDQFKRNIPLDALMQAVEDLIEQLLYEPDERLRRWNAAISEVLGDNGQVLIDVIPELEQIIGPQPPAPELSGTAAQNRFNRLLQQFIECFAQREHSLVIFLDDLQWADSASIQVLKLLIKGQGSVLLLGAYRDNEVSPGHPLLLALDELQQAHVFVNTIHLGPLQFQDINQLVADTLNCSLELAQPLAEFTARQTQGNPFFISQFLKTLHRDGYITFNSQQGQWDCEIRQIGTLSLTEDVVEFLAEQLQKLPPESQSALKLAACIGNEFDLATLSMVSQQAPREVAIALWAALQEGLILPTTALYQFFQDVESLGLSPDINPSYRFLHDRVQQAAYFLIPDSDKPATHWQIGQLLLQRGDRQAQGDKLFDIVNQLNAGTALITTPAQQQQVAELNLEAGRKAVAAAAYKTAATYFQAGVAQLPPQSWEQLYDLTLKLYSNAVEVAFLNGEYRGMEELAQEVLAHAECFLDQIPIHDIKIQAYISQNRLPEALALGKYVLAQLGIHLPDSPTPEDTTLALERVETRLAHRPVHQLLDLPEMENPEKLAALGILITLTSITLVAYPSLLPLVICEQISLSLEQGNSFGAAVVYSFYGMILLNLGQFAQGFEFGQLALELLEKFNATSLKARVLNMVYVTILPWQQPLRDCLPALQEGYHAGLETGDFEYGAYCILHYHEYEYFCGENLIKLGEKLTQYSPALEEINQRNSLTYHEIYRQAVLNLLDAPEQPTELVGAAYNERQSLPLHYQVNDRYALYQVYLHKLILCYLLGEIEPGREFADLAKPYINGVTGMYFGSVFYFYDSLVQLADYSHLPKEQQQGIVERVQENQEKLQRWAESAPVNFQHKFELVEAERYRVLGENMAAMEAYERAIAGAKAAQYPQEEALACERAAQFYQAWGKDKIAQVYLTDAYYGYIYWGAKTKVADLERRYPRLLAPMLNPQRSVGSMMETSLATQSITFTQTATNQSSSADSSTLSVSLDLASVLKASQTLSGEMDLNSLLARLLEIVLKNAGADKGLLLMPQGSEWFIEAIATLEAAPRVESIPLDGYPEIAETLFHTVRRTLKPMVITDAVVHPRLRGDRYVREQQPKSLLGIPIVQQGTLMGVLYLENQQTIGAFTGDRVETLQILAAQAAISIQNARLYQQVADYSHTLEADVERKTQALRQKALDLEATLTHLQQTQSQLIQSEKMSALGQLVGGIAHEINNPINFIHGNLAHAAQYITDLLRLIDCYQQEYPPENAEVQALIDEIELSFISDDYQNLFKSMRTGSERIKTIILNLRNFSRLDESDIKTVDLHEGLESTLMILQGRLAGNPKTPPIQVVKEYGTLPGLSCYASQINQVFLSLLSNAIDALQNFQKAEVQPTIRIQTKSLDSDAIEVTISDNGNGIAEEIKEHIFEPFFTTKSVGQGTGLGLSVSYAIISRHGGSLTCQSQFGVGTDLVIRLPVS